The Macrobrachium nipponense isolate FS-2020 chromosome 13, ASM1510439v2, whole genome shotgun sequence genome has a window encoding:
- the LOC135225237 gene encoding cubilin-like encodes MAREIFVLIFLLTVGNLAHCQEWENLLFIKMEVLLEKQEAALVKQEAALVKQEAALSQLKGMQAKQEQVEGKLHEIQEKQEHVEGKLQEMQEKLRHVEINLQGAVNSNQDSLQRIQQEIKGCLGREDLEHFKNISSEVQQDLESSLHQEISGVISMLETGGIDECSEGSHNCTDYEACTDKFVLFTCTCLSGFARDGSRCEDVDECAQGKDECSPLATCRNSVGSYSCSCNPPSEGDGRTCELSCKNVEGLGCVKLVDEWKTFEDMNATCTRQVAVSCRTYPLNMYRKVDGLLV; translated from the exons ATGGCGAGAGAAATTTTTGTACTCATCTTCCTCCTGACAGTAGGGAATTTAGCCCACTGTCAGGAATGGGAGAATCTTCTCTTCATCAAGATGGAAGTATTACTGGAGAAGCAGGAGGCAGCCTTAGTGAAGCAAGAAGCAGCCTTAGTGAAGCAAGAAGCAGCCTTGAGCCAGCTGAAGG GAATGCAGGCGAAACAGGAACAGGTCGAAGGCAAACTTCACG AAATCCAGGAGAAACAAGAACACGTCGAAGGCAAACTTCAAg AAATGCAGGAGAAACTTCGACACGTCGAAATTAATCTTCAAG GTGCAGTGAACAGCAACCAGGACTCCTTGCAAA GGATCCAGCAGGAAATCAAAGGTTGCCTTGGAAGGGAGGACTTGGAACACTTCAAAAACATATCATCAGAAG TACAACAAGATCTGGAATCTTCCCTTCACCAGGAAATATCTGGAGTCATCTCTATGTTGGAGACTGGAGGAATAG ATGAGTGCTCAGAGGGAAGCCACAACTGCACTGATTATGAAGCTTGTACAGACAAGTTTGTGCTCTTTACATGCACATGCTTGTCCGGTTTTGCACGGGATGGTTCGCGCTGTGAAG ACGTCGACGAGTGCGCCCAAGGGAAGGACGAGTGCAGCCCTCTGGCAACATGCAGGAACTCTGTTGGGAGTTACAGCTGCTCCTGCAACCCACCTTCCGAGGGAGATGGACGAACCTGTG AGCTCTCGTGCAAAAACGTCGAGGGTCTGGGATGCGTGAAGTTAGTGGATGAATGGAAGACCTTTGAGGATATGAACGCCACCTGCACGAGGCAGGTGGCCGTCTCCTGCAGAACCTATCCTCTGAACATGTACAGGAAGGTTGACGGGCTTTTGGTATAA